The stretch of DNA TTCACCGGCAAGCACACCTTCACCACCGGCAGTGACTGCGAGGTCATCATCCCTCTGGTAATTGAGATTTCTCCACTCAGTTCTAGACTCCCAGCAGCCAAATTTGCCTTGGCCAcgccttttttcttttctcaataaaTAAAACAATCAAAAGAACGCAACAAGCTGATCGATGCCGACCTTCTCTTTTCCCTATCCCTCGTCGTCATCGCCGTCGTCTCTAGTACGAGGAGTACGGCGAGAACTTCGTCGACATGCTGGACGGCGTGTTCGCCTTCGTGCTCTACGACACCCGCAACAAGACCTACATGGCGGCGCGCGACGCCATCGGCGTCAACCCCCTCTACATCGGCTGGGGCGGCGACGGTAGGCGTCCCCCTCCTCATCTCTCTGCTGGCTCTCCGTGCGCTGCCCGTTCACGTTTCTGTTCCCGTCGCCCTGCATGTGCGTTCGGATTCAGACAAAGCGTGGCAGGCAGGGCTCGCACTCGCACACGACGATATGGATAGATGACCGATCGATCTTTGCCTCGTCTCGTCTTGAATGCCTTCCTCCGCTGCACTGCAGGTTCCGTCTGGTTCGCCTCCGAGATGAAGGCGCTGAGCGAGGACTGCGTCCGGTTCGAGCACTTCCCGCCGGGGCACCTctactccagcgccgccgcggggttcCGCCGCTGGTACAACCCGGCCTGGTTCCTCGAGCAGGTGCCGGCGGCGCCGTACGACCCGCTCGTGCTCAGGGCGGCCTTCGAGAAGGTGCGTGCTGTGCCCGCACAGCCTTGTCCTGTTGCGCGCGCGGTAACTTTAAGACGGCCGTGACCATCAGTCCGTTACTGACACTGACACGTCTCCCCACCAGGCGGTCGTCAAGAGGCTCATGACCGACGTGCCCTTCGGCGTTCTCCTCTCGGGCGGCCTCGACTCCTCCCTCGTCGCCTCCGTGACCAAGCGCCACCTCGTCGAGACCGAGGCGGCCAAGAAGTTCGGCACCGAGCTCCACTCCTTCGTCGTCGGACTCGAGGTTTTGTTCGGTCCTTGGCTTTcatcccgccggccgccgcgagtgCGCGCTGACGCTTTCGGTTCTTTGCCCGACACATTTCAGGGATCCCCTGACCTGAAGGCCGCCAGAGAGGTCGCTGACTACCTCGGAACCGTCCACCACGAGTTCCATTTCACCGTACAGGTAAAACCGCACGGACAGTGAACGGCCTCGATCGTCAGGCCATCAGATGGAACAACAAAAACGTAACAGAAAATAGAAAGGAAATCATTGACATGATTTAAGACCTGTTTAAAACCCGCTGAAACGTGACACTGGAGCCTGAAAAGTCCCAACGCTTTTTTTGGGCCCTGAACTTGGGCATGACGCTGACGAGTGGCAAATTAATTGACCATCTTTTTTGCCAAATTTTCCCCTCAGGACGGGATCGACGCGATCGAGGAGGTGATCTATCACGACGAGACCTACGACGTGACGACGATCCGGGCCAGCACGCCCATGTTCCTGATGGCGCGCAAGATCAAGTCGCTGGGCGTCAAGATGGTGCTCTCGGGGGAGGGCTCCGACGAGCTCCTGGGCGGCTACCTCTACTTCCACTTCGCGCCCAACAAGGAGGAGTTCCACAAGGAGACCTGCCGCAAGGTATGCACGCGTTGCGTCAGCCGGCGCGCCACCGGCCGTTCGATCGCATGGCGTCCGAGTCCGACCCTGACGCGAGGATCTGCAGGTCAAAGCTCTGCACCAGTACGACTGCCTGCGCGCCAACAAGGCGACCTCGGCCTGGGGCCTCGAGGTCCGCGTGCCGTTCCTCGACAAGGAGTTCATCGACGTCGCCATGGGCATGGACCCCGAATGGAAAATGGTACGCGTTGGAGCTAGGAGAAGATGACTGCTCCTAACTCTGTTTTCTGCTGCTCCTGGTTTTTCTGATGATGATGTCTCGTTGCTGGTCAGTACGACAAGAGTCTCGGGCGGATCGAGAAGTGGGTCATGAGGAAGGCGTTCGACGACGAGGAGCGCCCGTACCTGCCGAAGGTAAAAAAGGGACCGCCAATTTCTGAAGGTTTTCAGATTACTCTGGGTTTGCTCTGTGTTGTGAAGACTGAAGTCTGAACTGACACTCGTGCAATTTCTCCACCCGCAGCATATTCTCTACAGGCAGAAAGAGCAGTTCAGCGACGGTGTCGGCTACAGCTGGATCGATGGCCTCAAGGCCTTCACCGAGCAGCAGGTgatttttcttataacaatTGCTTCAGCGGCACAAGTAGCAGTAGCAGTTTGCATCTCCTGAAAATTCTTCGAAATTAGCCGGCTAACAACGAACTGTTCCTCGATGTTCAGGTCACGGACGAAATGATGAACAACGCTGCCAAATTGTACCCCTACAACACGCCGGTCAACAAGGAGGCCTACTACTACAGGATGATCTTCGAGAGGATCTTCCCTCAGGTGACTGCTGGTTCAGCCCGGCGCCGACAGTTTTTGACACTTCTGCTACTGGTTGCTACAATCTGCGACGGTTTGCTGATGTCTGGAGCTCTAACCGGTGACGCAGGACTCGGCGAGGGAGACGGTGCCGTGGGGCCCGAGCATCGCGTGCAGCACGCCCGCGGCCAT from Panicum virgatum strain AP13 chromosome 9K, P.virgatum_v5, whole genome shotgun sequence encodes:
- the LOC120652721 gene encoding asparagine synthetase [glutamine-hydrolyzing] 1-like; this translates as MCGIFAVLGCADCSQAQRARVLACSRRLRHRGPDWSGVYQHEGNFLAQQRLAVVSPLSGDQPLFNEDRTVVVVANGEIYNHKKIRKQFTGKHTFTTGSDCEVIIPLYEEYGENFVDMLDGVFAFVLYDTRNKTYMAARDAIGVNPLYIGWGGDGSVWFASEMKALSEDCVRFEHFPPGHLYSSAAAGFRRWYNPAWFLEQVPAAPYDPLVLRAAFEKAVVKRLMTDVPFGVLLSGGLDSSLVASVTKRHLVETEAAKKFGTELHSFVVGLEGSPDLKAAREVADYLGTVHHEFHFTVQDGIDAIEEVIYHDETYDVTTIRASTPMFLMARKIKSLGVKMVLSGEGSDELLGGYLYFHFAPNKEEFHKETCRKVKALHQYDCLRANKATSAWGLEVRVPFLDKEFIDVAMGMDPEWKMYDKSLGRIEKWVMRKAFDDEERPYLPKHILYRQKEQFSDGVGYSWIDGLKAFTEQQVTDEMMNNAAKLYPYNTPVNKEAYYYRMIFERIFPQDSARETVPWGPSIACSTPAAIEWVEQWKASNDPSGRFISSHDAATGHGAGGAHANGNGVAAVANGHGPANGAVNGGEVAVANGHGAANGNEVAVAIAV